In one Pseudomonas sp. R84 genomic region, the following are encoded:
- the sbcB gene encoding exodeoxyribonuclease I, giving the protein MTSIFWYDYETTGINPRNDRPLQVAGIRTDHALNEIDEPVNLYCQPSEDILPHPAACAITGITPSQLAEKGLSEADFMTRVHAQLAAPGTCGAGYNTLRFDDEMTRYSLYRNFFDPYAREWQGGNSRWDLIDVVRAAYALRPDGLIWPTDDEGRVTLKLERLTAANNIDHGHAHEALSDVRATIALARLIREKQPKLYDWLFQLRSKQKVMDQIRLLQPLVHISGRFSAARSYVGVVLPLAWHPKNRNALIVCDLHLDPQGLLDLDAQTLRQRLYTRRDDLLEGELPVPLKLIHINRCPVVAPLAVLRTQDQQRLGLDMSLYQQRALRLTDAQQVWKDKVAEIYVSEDFIPSEDPEQQLYDGFIGDRDRRLCEQVRSADPAQLAQEQWPFDDERLPELLFRYRARNFPETLNFEEQERWRIFCQQRLSAPEYGAPNTLKSFSEAAEQWSLNATPMQSEVLNEWKNYVQALRKRLNL; this is encoded by the coding sequence GTGACTTCAATCTTCTGGTACGACTACGAAACCACTGGGATCAATCCGCGCAACGACCGCCCGTTGCAGGTGGCCGGAATTCGCACCGACCATGCGCTCAACGAAATCGACGAGCCGGTCAATCTCTACTGCCAGCCCAGCGAAGACATCCTGCCGCACCCGGCGGCCTGCGCGATCACCGGCATTACTCCAAGCCAGCTCGCCGAAAAGGGTTTGAGCGAGGCGGATTTCATGACCCGGGTTCACGCTCAGTTGGCCGCCCCCGGCACCTGCGGCGCCGGTTACAACACCCTGCGTTTCGACGACGAGATGACCCGTTACAGCCTGTATCGCAACTTCTTCGACCCCTACGCCCGGGAGTGGCAGGGTGGCAACAGTCGCTGGGATCTGATCGATGTGGTACGCGCCGCCTATGCGTTGCGTCCTGACGGCCTGATCTGGCCGACCGATGACGAAGGCCGCGTGACGCTCAAGCTCGAACGCCTGACGGCGGCGAACAATATCGATCACGGGCATGCCCACGAAGCGCTGTCGGATGTGCGCGCGACCATCGCCCTGGCTCGGCTGATCCGCGAAAAACAGCCCAAACTGTATGACTGGCTGTTCCAGTTGCGCAGCAAGCAAAAGGTCATGGATCAGATTCGTCTGCTGCAGCCACTGGTGCATATTTCCGGACGTTTCTCGGCCGCGCGCAGTTATGTCGGTGTGGTGCTGCCATTAGCCTGGCATCCAAAAAACCGTAACGCCTTGATCGTCTGCGATCTGCACCTCGACCCGCAGGGGTTGCTGGATCTGGACGCGCAGACCCTGCGCCAGCGGTTGTACACGCGTCGTGATGATTTACTGGAAGGCGAGTTGCCGGTGCCGCTCAAGCTGATTCACATCAACCGTTGCCCGGTGGTGGCGCCGCTTGCGGTTTTGCGCACGCAAGATCAGCAACGGCTGGGGCTGGACATGTCGCTGTATCAACAGCGCGCACTGCGGCTAACTGACGCACAGCAAGTTTGGAAAGATAAAGTTGCAGAGATTTATGTCAGCGAAGATTTCATTCCGAGCGAGGATCCGGAACAACAGTTGTACGACGGATTTATCGGTGACCGCGACCGGCGTCTATGTGAGCAAGTGAGGAGCGCTGACCCGGCACAACTAGCGCAAGAGCAATGGCCTTTCGATGACGAACGTTTGCCAGAATTACTCTTTCGATATCGCGCACGTAACTTTCCCGAGACGTTGAATTTCGAAGAGCAAGAGCGCTGGAGAATATTTTGTCAGCAGCGCTTGTCCGCCCCTGAATACGGCGCACCGAATACCTTGAAATCTTTTAGCGAGGCGGCCGAGCAATGGTCGCTTAATGCCACGCCGATGCAGAGTGAAGTGCTCAATGAATGGAAGAATTATGTCCAGGCATTGCGCAAACGTTTGAATCTTTGA
- a CDS encoding RDD family protein, with translation MLEPTAPPRKAPLAPPLDTRHQVETPEGIDLPLRPAGLMVRAVAFAIDLSIRGVIMGVLFIALAFLGKLGMGLGSLLLFVISWWYMVLFEVLRQGRSPGKQWMGLRVVHDDGTPIGWSASLLRNLLRFVDLLPFGYFLGTLSCLQHPTFKRLGDIAAGTLVVYSERPLTRPQLPDAEPRRSPVALTLAEQRAVLGFAERQGDLSPARVNELAALLAQPLHISAPKAVAELNGIARGLLGPT, from the coding sequence ATGCTCGAGCCCACAGCACCGCCAAGGAAAGCACCGCTGGCCCCGCCGCTGGATACGCGGCATCAGGTCGAAACGCCGGAAGGCATTGACCTGCCCTTGCGGCCGGCCGGGCTGATGGTCAGGGCCGTTGCGTTTGCGATTGATCTGAGCATTCGCGGCGTGATCATGGGCGTACTGTTCATCGCGCTGGCGTTTCTCGGCAAGCTCGGCATGGGCCTTGGTTCGCTGCTGCTGTTTGTCATCAGTTGGTGGTACATGGTGCTGTTCGAAGTGCTGCGTCAGGGCCGCTCGCCGGGCAAACAATGGATGGGGCTGCGGGTGGTGCACGACGACGGCACACCTATCGGCTGGTCGGCCTCGCTGTTGCGCAACTTGCTGCGCTTTGTCGATCTGCTGCCGTTCGGCTACTTTCTCGGTACCCTCAGTTGTCTGCAACACCCGACATTCAAACGCCTCGGTGACATCGCTGCCGGTACGCTGGTGGTCTACAGCGAACGCCCGCTGACTCGCCCGCAACTGCCTGATGCCGAACCGCGGCGTTCGCCCGTCGCCCTGACGCTCGCAGAACAACGCGCCGTGCTGGGTTTTGCCGAGCGCCAAGGTGATTTATCGCCAGCGCGGGTCAATGAACTGGCGGCGCTGCTCGCCCAGCCGCTGCATATTTCTGCGCCAAAGGCTGTCGCTGAACTCAATGGCATCGCTCGCGGTTTGTTGGGCCCGACATGA
- a CDS encoding stage II sporulation protein M, whose protein sequence is MKQSLFESRHKAEWERFALALERLERGKDTSQVAGFPKAYRRLCQHLALAQERGYSSFLIDSLQQHVLRGHQQLYRHRSRLGANLLSFILADFPRLVRAEWPFVLVASLLFFGSLISVGVLVFVFPELVYNLIPADQVREMQGMYDPVAGHLGRPADRAASEDWVMFGYYVMHNIGIAFQTFASGLLMGVGSAFFLFYNGMVIGAVAGHLSEIGFGQTFWSFVIAHGAFELTAIALAGAAGLELGWALVAPGRLTRSEALQRAARKSVLLVCGVMLFLLIAAFIEAYWSSKTSVTPLTKYLVGAGLWALVALYLLFAGRTRHAPE, encoded by the coding sequence ATGAAGCAAAGCCTTTTCGAAAGTCGCCACAAGGCCGAATGGGAGCGTTTTGCGCTGGCCCTCGAACGGCTTGAACGCGGCAAGGACACCTCGCAGGTCGCCGGTTTCCCAAAGGCCTATCGACGTCTTTGTCAACATCTGGCACTGGCCCAGGAGCGCGGCTACAGCAGTTTCCTCATTGATTCGTTGCAACAACACGTGCTGCGCGGGCATCAGCAGTTGTATCGCCATCGCAGCCGCCTCGGCGCCAACCTGTTGAGTTTCATCCTTGCCGACTTTCCGCGTCTGGTACGCGCAGAGTGGCCGTTTGTGCTGGTGGCAAGTTTGCTGTTCTTCGGCAGCCTGATCAGCGTCGGCGTGTTGGTGTTTGTGTTTCCCGAACTGGTCTACAACCTGATCCCCGCCGATCAGGTGCGTGAGATGCAAGGCATGTACGACCCGGTCGCCGGCCACCTCGGGCGCCCCGCCGATCGCGCGGCCAGCGAAGACTGGGTGATGTTCGGTTACTACGTGATGCACAACATAGGCATTGCCTTTCAGACCTTTGCCAGCGGATTGCTGATGGGCGTGGGCAGTGCGTTCTTTCTGTTCTACAACGGCATGGTCATCGGCGCGGTCGCCGGGCACCTGAGCGAGATCGGTTTCGGCCAGACCTTCTGGTCATTCGTCATCGCCCACGGCGCCTTTGAACTCACCGCCATCGCCCTCGCCGGGGCGGCCGGCCTGGAGCTCGGCTGGGCCCTGGTTGCCCCCGGACGGCTGACCCGCAGCGAAGCACTACAACGGGCGGCGCGCAAAAGCGTGTTGCTGGTGTGCGGCGTGATGTTGTTCCTGTTGATTGCCGCGTTCATCGAAGCCTATTGGTCATCGAAAACCAGTGTCACGCCACTGACCAAATACCTGGTCGGCGCCGGGCTATGGGCATTGGTCGCGCTCTATCTGTTGTTCGCCGGAAGGACCCGCCATGCGCCTGAGTGA
- a CDS encoding DUF4129 domain-containing protein, producing the protein MRLSDATVVIRPRTTWEAMDLGVLMSQQHRRLLMTSWAIVTLPLFALLSLLFWDSPSLAVFIFWWLKPAYERLPLYILSKALFGETPTLKQALRQWPRLLKPQLLASLTWRRLSLSRSFLLPVVQLEGLDGNARQQRLQVLLQRNAGAAQWLTLIGVHLETALWIGLMVLFYMLLPQQIETDWDWQSLIFAADHDWRWLEHLTNVFYALVLVVWEPIYVACGFSLYLNRRTQLEAWDIELVFRRLRQRLNNGVLGLLLAVCLLLPHVPSAWAAEPDDSPQAPRLLNQPLTSQASRDSIKALLEQPPFKNKESVTRYRFGEDPAAAAKAQQPGEAPQWLKTLLGWLDGQHLNVLAKIIEVLLWGALVATLGWVIWRYREFLQTIVSRRPKLPAKAKGALPQQAFGLDLNRDTLPEDIASSAEQLWQSQPRAALGLLYRGLLSHLLHDFDLPLKPADTELQVLAHIEKLQRPELLAFSRSLTAHWQNMAYGHHVPAAVVQQELCDGWRGLFGQGAAR; encoded by the coding sequence ATGCGCCTGAGTGACGCCACCGTGGTGATCCGTCCGCGCACGACCTGGGAAGCCATGGACCTCGGCGTGCTGATGAGCCAGCAACATCGGCGCCTGCTGATGACCAGTTGGGCGATCGTCACGCTGCCGCTGTTCGCCTTGCTCAGCCTGTTGTTCTGGGATTCACCGTCACTGGCGGTGTTTATCTTCTGGTGGCTGAAACCGGCGTACGAACGCCTGCCGTTGTACATCCTGTCGAAAGCGCTGTTTGGCGAAACGCCGACCCTTAAACAAGCCTTGCGCCAATGGCCGCGCCTGCTCAAACCGCAACTGCTGGCCAGCCTGACCTGGCGCCGCCTGAGTTTGAGCCGCAGCTTTCTATTGCCGGTGGTGCAACTCGAAGGCCTCGACGGCAATGCCCGGCAACAACGCCTGCAAGTGCTACTGCAGCGCAACGCCGGCGCCGCGCAATGGCTGACCCTCATCGGCGTGCATCTGGAGACCGCGTTGTGGATCGGTCTGATGGTGCTGTTCTATATGTTGCTGCCACAACAGATCGAGACGGACTGGGACTGGCAGTCGCTGATTTTCGCGGCGGATCACGATTGGCGCTGGCTCGAACACCTGACCAATGTTTTCTATGCGCTGGTGCTGGTGGTGTGGGAGCCGATCTATGTCGCCTGCGGTTTCAGCCTTTATCTGAACCGCCGCACACAACTGGAAGCGTGGGACATCGAGTTGGTGTTCCGCCGCTTGCGACAGCGCCTGAACAACGGTGTATTGGGATTGCTGCTGGCGGTCTGTCTGCTGCTGCCGCATGTACCTTCGGCGTGGGCAGCCGAGCCTGATGACAGTCCACAGGCACCGCGATTGTTGAATCAGCCGCTCACCAGTCAGGCATCCCGAGACAGCATCAAGGCGTTACTCGAACAGCCGCCGTTCAAGAACAAGGAATCCGTCACCCGCTATCGCTTTGGTGAAGACCCCGCAGCAGCCGCCAAAGCGCAGCAGCCCGGCGAAGCTCCGCAGTGGCTGAAAACCCTTTTGGGCTGGCTCGACGGACAACACTTGAACGTACTGGCGAAGATCATTGAAGTCCTGTTGTGGGGCGCGCTTGTCGCTACGCTCGGCTGGGTGATCTGGCGCTATCGCGAGTTTCTGCAAACCATCGTCAGCCGCCGTCCGAAACTCCCTGCCAAGGCGAAAGGCGCGTTGCCGCAGCAGGCCTTCGGTCTGGATTTGAACCGCGACACCTTGCCTGAAGACATCGCCAGCAGCGCCGAACAACTCTGGCAAAGCCAGCCCCGTGCAGCGCTGGGCTTGCTGTATCGAGGATTGCTCAGCCATCTGCTCCACGATTTCGATCTACCCCTGAAACCCGCCGACACCGAACTTCAGGTGCTGGCGCACATCGAGAAATTACAGCGTCCCGAACTGCTCGCCTTCAGCCGCAGTCTGACCGCACACTGGCAAAACATGGCCTACGGGCATCACGTACCGGCGGCGGTTGTGCAACAAGAGTTGTGCGATGGCTGGCGCGGCTTGTTCGGCCAGGGAGCTGCCCGTTGA
- a CDS encoding DUF4350 domain-containing protein, with translation MCWVAALIALLLGTLSVFLYVKAKPYQEEIDHGPSPAAQANPYLAAELFLRERGLNVSHAESLAVLPDIDPRRHTLLLFNDRSRMTPRQVDQVLNWARAGGRLVFVAESLWDEQTKQSNDLLLDRVQLHQSLSKDLKDLPADAEPERFPKLTKLYLEDEDAPAYAGFDTDFHLEDPKNLAQAWANSAKATHMMQLPYSPGTITVVTDAELWKNKTISQYDNAWLLWYLSADTDVTLIYNTEHDGLLTLLWRYFPQAIVALLALIGLWLWHISLRHGPLQTPAPSGRRQLQEHLRASADFLLRHNGQQALLQALQQDVLRRARRRHPGFDRLNVAEQWLALSRLTRQPTRSISQALSPVPNRQLSSAEFCRQVAHLQTLRNTL, from the coding sequence ATGTGCTGGGTCGCGGCGTTGATCGCCCTGTTGCTAGGCACGTTGAGCGTTTTCCTCTACGTCAAAGCCAAGCCTTATCAGGAGGAAATCGATCACGGCCCCTCGCCCGCCGCGCAAGCCAATCCTTATCTGGCGGCCGAGCTGTTTTTACGTGAGCGCGGTCTCAACGTCAGCCATGCCGAAAGCCTCGCGGTGCTCCCCGATATCGACCCGCGCCGCCACACACTTCTGCTGTTCAACGACCGCTCACGCATGACCCCGCGTCAGGTCGATCAGGTGTTGAACTGGGCACGCGCCGGCGGGCGACTGGTGTTCGTCGCCGAATCGCTGTGGGATGAGCAGACGAAACAGAGCAATGACCTTTTGCTCGACCGGGTGCAACTGCATCAATCCCTGAGCAAGGATCTGAAAGACTTACCCGCAGACGCTGAACCAGAGCGCTTCCCGAAACTGACCAAACTTTATCTGGAAGACGAAGACGCACCGGCCTACGCCGGCTTCGACACCGACTTCCACCTCGAAGACCCGAAAAATCTGGCGCAAGCCTGGGCCAACAGTGCCAAGGCCACGCACATGATGCAGCTGCCCTACAGCCCGGGCACGATCACCGTGGTCACCGACGCCGAGTTGTGGAAAAACAAGACCATCAGCCAATACGACAACGCCTGGCTGCTCTGGTACCTGAGCGCCGACACCGACGTCACGTTGATCTACAACACCGAGCACGACGGCCTGCTGACCTTGCTCTGGCGCTACTTCCCGCAAGCCATCGTCGCCCTGCTCGCATTGATCGGCCTGTGGCTGTGGCATATCAGTCTGCGTCACGGTCCGCTTCAGACGCCGGCCCCGAGCGGGCGGCGACAGTTGCAGGAACACCTGCGCGCCAGCGCCGATTTCCTGTTGCGCCACAACGGCCAGCAAGCCCTGCTGCAAGCCCTGCAACAAGATGTGCTGCGCCGCGCCCGTCGCCGGCACCCTGGCTTTGATCGATTGAACGTTGCCGAACAATGGCTGGCATTGTCGCGCCTGACCCGGCAACCCACCCGCTCAATCAGCCAGGCCCTGAGCCCGGTGCCGAACCGGCAGCTATCCAGCGCCGAATTCTGCCGCCAGGTCGCCCACCTGCAAACCCTGAGGAACACGCTATGA